The following coding sequences are from one Myxococcales bacterium window:
- a CDS encoding glycoside hydrolase family 3 C-terminal domain-containing protein: MGGACAVLFGFGCHGGAIKRERSPSYAQAPKAAPAHRPLVPAAQEAFRDPARSIDERVASLLAQMTLAEKVAQVCIKPWPAYIDPEGRLDPVRAREVLAEGLGITGLPADKFPPSVHARMANEIQSYLRSHTRLGIPALLVGEGLHGALVKGGTHFPQALALASTWDPAFVRRVYEVVGREMRALGRNVVLAPVVDVGREPRWGRTEETFGEDPYLVGRMGLAAVQGLQGEALLPGSGIDKQHVASVLKHFAGHGAPEGGRNAAPANLGLRHFREVHLGPFETLVKGSAVMGIMASYNEVDGIPSHANRWLLTDVLRGEWGFSGFVLADSKGIAQLRDFHGVAETVEDAARMALWAGVDLELANRDFAYPTLAAQVEQGRVSVHMLDQAVARVLRAKFLLGLFEDPLVPEDEAPEVVGAPAHLALAQDAAERALILLKNEHQALPLDVHRVRRLAVIGPNAADIHLGAYSAEPREGMGVREGLERYARGRFQVTYAEGVRIVESEATFWKDGEVTAADPQKNLRRIQEAVRVARRSDAVVLVLGDNETTSREAWEDDHLGDRDSLTLLGDQVQLAEAIVATRKPVVALVLGGRPLDLSPLHKRVDAVLQGWYLGQNTGLAVARVLFGDVNPGGKTPITFPRGVGQLPATYDHKPSRVRRYLGADEGPLYPFGHGLSYTTFAVGAPLLGAASITTSETAVVTVEVTNTGSRPGDEVVQLYVRDQVASVTRPVKELEDFARVHLEPGETQTVTFRLPARALAFFGRDVKRAIEPGRFDVLVGPNSKDLEGVELEVRAPPR, translated from the coding sequence ATGGGGGGAGCTTGTGCCGTCCTTTTCGGCTTCGGATGCCATGGCGGAGCGATCAAGCGAGAGCGTTCACCCTCCTACGCACAGGCGCCCAAAGCGGCCCCCGCCCACCGCCCCCTTGTGCCCGCCGCGCAGGAGGCGTTCAGGGACCCCGCGCGCTCCATCGATGAGCGCGTGGCCTCGCTCCTTGCGCAGATGACTCTTGCAGAAAAGGTGGCGCAGGTCTGTATCAAGCCGTGGCCAGCGTATATCGACCCAGAGGGGCGGCTCGACCCCGTCCGGGCCCGCGAAGTCTTGGCCGAGGGGCTCGGCATCACCGGGCTTCCCGCAGACAAGTTTCCGCCCTCTGTACACGCGCGGATGGCGAACGAGATCCAAAGCTACCTGCGCTCCCATACCCGCCTCGGCATCCCGGCCTTGCTGGTGGGGGAAGGGCTTCATGGCGCCTTGGTCAAAGGGGGCACCCATTTCCCACAGGCCCTCGCGCTGGCCAGCACCTGGGACCCTGCCTTCGTACGCCGCGTATACGAGGTGGTGGGGCGGGAGATGCGGGCCCTCGGCCGCAACGTGGTGTTGGCCCCCGTGGTGGACGTGGGGCGTGAGCCTCGCTGGGGGCGCACCGAGGAAACGTTTGGAGAAGATCCTTACCTGGTGGGACGCATGGGTTTGGCGGCCGTGCAGGGGCTGCAGGGCGAGGCTTTGCTGCCAGGGAGCGGGATCGATAAGCAGCACGTGGCTTCGGTCTTGAAACACTTCGCGGGGCATGGCGCGCCCGAGGGAGGGCGCAACGCGGCCCCTGCGAACCTCGGGCTTCGTCACTTCCGGGAGGTGCACCTTGGGCCCTTCGAGACCCTCGTCAAGGGAAGCGCCGTCATGGGGATCATGGCCTCGTACAACGAGGTCGACGGCATCCCCTCACATGCGAACCGCTGGCTTTTGACCGATGTCCTGCGGGGCGAGTGGGGCTTTTCGGGTTTCGTGCTGGCCGACTCGAAAGGCATCGCCCAGCTGCGCGACTTTCACGGTGTGGCCGAAACCGTCGAGGACGCAGCACGCATGGCGCTGTGGGCGGGTGTGGATCTCGAGTTGGCGAACCGTGACTTCGCCTATCCCACGCTCGCAGCGCAGGTCGAACAGGGGAGGGTCTCGGTTCACATGCTGGACCAGGCCGTGGCGAGGGTGCTGCGCGCCAAGTTTCTCCTGGGGCTTTTCGAAGATCCCCTGGTTCCCGAAGACGAGGCTCCGGAGGTCGTGGGCGCACCGGCTCACCTCGCGCTCGCGCAAGACGCCGCCGAGCGTGCCCTCATCCTGCTGAAGAACGAACACCAGGCTCTGCCGCTCGACGTGCACCGCGTGCGCCGGCTTGCCGTGATCGGGCCGAACGCGGCAGACATCCACCTCGGGGCCTACTCAGCTGAACCCAGGGAGGGCATGGGCGTGAGGGAGGGGCTCGAGCGCTATGCGCGAGGTCGGTTCCAGGTCACATATGCCGAAGGCGTTCGCATCGTGGAATCCGAGGCCACCTTCTGGAAGGACGGGGAGGTGACGGCGGCGGACCCGCAGAAAAACCTGCGGCGCATTCAGGAAGCGGTTCGTGTGGCACGGCGGAGCGACGCCGTGGTTCTGGTCCTGGGGGACAACGAGACCACGAGCCGTGAGGCGTGGGAGGACGACCATCTGGGCGATCGAGACAGCCTGACCTTGCTGGGGGATCAGGTGCAGCTCGCCGAAGCCATCGTGGCCACGAGGAAACCCGTGGTGGCGCTGGTCCTGGGCGGACGGCCCCTCGATCTCTCTCCTCTTCACAAGCGCGTGGATGCGGTGCTGCAGGGTTGGTATCTGGGCCAAAACACAGGTCTCGCCGTGGCGCGGGTCTTGTTTGGCGACGTGAACCCAGGAGGCAAGACCCCCATCACCTTTCCGCGCGGCGTGGGGCAGCTTCCCGCAACCTACGACCACAAGCCCTCGCGCGTACGCCGCTACCTTGGCGCCGACGAAGGCCCTCTTTATCCCTTCGGCCATGGCCTGAGCTACACGACCTTCGCGGTGGGCGCGCCCCTCTTGGGGGCGGCTTCGATTACCACGTCCGAAACCGCGGTCGTCACCGTCGAGGTCACCAACACGGGCAGCCGGCCGGGTGACGAAGTGGTTCAGCTCTACGTCCGCGATCAGGTGGCCTCGGTCACGCGGCCCGTCAAGGAACTCGAGGACTTCGCACGGGTTCACCTGGAGCCGGGCGAGACCCAGACCGTCACCTTTCGCTTGCCCGCCCGCGCGCTCGCGTTTTTCGGGCGCGACGTGAAGCGGGCCATCGAGCCTGGGCGCTTTGACGTCCTCGTGGGGCCGAATTCCAAGGACCTCGAGGGGGTCGAACTCGAGGTGCGGGCGCCGCCGCGCTGA
- a CDS encoding SET domain-containing protein-lysine N-methyltransferase → MSLRYEVRKSRIHGRGVFATRVFKKGDLIGIYEGPLTKKEGAYVLYTYDDDGNEVRIAGKGTLRFVNHSSKPNADFWGDELWAKKRINPGDEITFNYGPDWDQGK, encoded by the coding sequence ATGTCACTACGATACGAAGTCCGAAAGAGCCGCATCCATGGCCGCGGGGTGTTCGCCACCCGCGTTTTCAAAAAAGGAGACCTCATCGGCATCTACGAGGGTCCCCTGACCAAAAAAGAAGGCGCCTACGTCCTCTACACCTACGACGATGACGGAAACGAAGTGCGCATCGCCGGCAAAGGAACCTTGCGTTTCGTCAATCATTCGAGCAAGCCGAACGCAGACTTCTGGGGCGATGAGCTGTGGGCCAAAAAGCGCATCAACCCCGGCGACGAGATCACCTTCAACTACGGGCCAGACTGGGATCAGGGTAAGTAG